The following proteins are encoded in a genomic region of Spirosoma sp. SC4-14:
- a CDS encoding ribosome maturation factor RimP — protein sequence MDDKTRIIELLQPYLNNGSLYIVDVQVVGRRGGRIKVTILLDSDAGITIDECADISRQLGNQMDELNFFGESAFILEVSSPGVDYPLLFPRQYIRNIGRNLLITLTDGTLRSGKLESVDDAGVVILIEPEKKSKSKKKKEENLAAQAPIVGATSIPFEQIKKANVEISFK from the coding sequence ATGGACGACAAAACACGAATAATTGAACTTTTACAACCGTACCTGAACAACGGAAGCCTTTATATTGTTGATGTTCAGGTGGTTGGTCGGCGAGGAGGTCGTATTAAAGTCACAATTTTACTCGATAGTGATGCAGGTATTACCATCGATGAGTGTGCCGACATAAGCCGCCAGCTAGGTAACCAGATGGATGAGTTAAATTTCTTTGGCGAATCGGCGTTTATACTTGAAGTTTCTTCGCCAGGTGTTGATTATCCATTGCTGTTTCCGCGTCAATATATTCGTAATATTGGTCGAAATCTCTTAATTACCTTAACGGATGGCACCCTCCGCTCGGGCAAATTAGAGTCGGTAGATGATGCGGGAGTTGTTATTCTGATTGAGCCCGAAAAAAAGTCAAAGAGTAAAAAGAAAAAAGAAGAGAATTTAGCTGCCCAGGCTCCGATTGTTGGTGCCACGTCGATTCCCTTTGAGCAGATCAAAAAAGCCAACGTAGAAATATCATTTAAATAG